From uncultured Flavobacterium sp., one genomic window encodes:
- a CDS encoding M4 family metallopeptidase: MERKLPKIMAGTFVILTFSLSGFAQNTDKRVSQKSVSENGQPSLITFSEKSTYKETDYNTVFKEQLGLKENQSFSKIKKESDKEGFTHEKFQLYEQGVKVEFANYTIHSKDGKVVSMNGEFYAIGNVKTIPKLSSQDAFDKAIAYTGAKQYLWETPEDAAAMDYKKPNGELVLLPAMEDQGKERKSDKVRLAYKFDIYATKPLSRGDLYIDAQTGEALFYNATIKHLNDNVHGNKFSDAANKTEMASKTAFVAANAATRYSGTQTIQTTLSGSSYILSDTSRGLGVQTYNSARTATYPTTNFTDADNNWTAAEYNNTNKDNGALDAHWGAEMTYDYWSAVHGRNSYDNAGAKIKSYVHYNLIAAGYSSNNNAFWNGSVMTYGDGSGTGGFDILTALDVAGHEIGHAVCTYTANLAYQKESGAMNEAFSDIWGACIEYRAAPTKSTWLVGEDIERRSGHLALRSMSDPNSEGQPDTYGGTNWVSVNCTPTNSNDQCGVHTNSGVLNHWFYILSVGKTGTNDIGNAYSVTGITIDKAAKIAFRLESVYLTANATYANARTSGIQSAIDLYGAGSAEVIATTNAFYAVGVGAAYVGSSDTVAPSAPTALAAAGTTGTTTNLTWTASTDNVAVTGYDIYQGATLKGSSTTTSYTVTGLTALTAYTFTVKAKDAAGNVSAASNAVNVTTTATTITYCTSQGNSAADERIAKVVLGTINNTSTGTTGYENYTAISTDATRGTAYTITITPTWTSTVYSEGYAVFIDYNQDGDFADSGETVWTKATSTTTPVTGTITIPATATLGTTRVRVSMKYNGTPTSCEAFSYGQVEDYSINITASGAIVNQEIAPGLVETVETSSFALYPNPVADELNVSFANSEGYSFRIINTLGQQLKTGQLSGNLVDVSNLSTGVYIIELNKGDKKIVKKFVKK, from the coding sequence ATGGAAAGAAAACTACCAAAAATTATGGCAGGAACCTTTGTAATTCTTACATTTTCGCTATCCGGATTTGCACAGAATACAGACAAACGAGTAAGTCAAAAAAGCGTATCCGAAAACGGACAGCCAAGTTTAATCACTTTTAGTGAAAAATCGACTTACAAGGAAACAGATTACAATACTGTTTTTAAGGAACAGTTAGGTTTAAAAGAAAACCAGTCTTTTTCGAAAATTAAAAAAGAATCAGATAAAGAAGGTTTTACGCATGAAAAGTTTCAATTGTATGAACAAGGAGTCAAAGTTGAATTTGCTAATTACACCATACATTCAAAAGACGGAAAAGTTGTTTCGATGAATGGAGAGTTTTATGCAATTGGAAATGTCAAAACAATCCCAAAATTATCAAGTCAGGACGCTTTTGATAAAGCAATTGCATACACAGGTGCAAAACAGTATTTATGGGAAACTCCCGAAGATGCTGCCGCAATGGACTATAAAAAACCAAATGGAGAACTTGTTTTGCTTCCTGCGATGGAAGATCAGGGAAAAGAAAGAAAAAGCGATAAAGTTCGTTTAGCCTATAAATTTGATATTTATGCCACAAAACCATTGAGTCGTGGTGATCTTTATATCGATGCCCAAACAGGAGAAGCATTGTTTTATAATGCAACAATAAAACACTTGAACGATAATGTTCACGGAAATAAGTTTTCAGATGCGGCCAATAAAACTGAAATGGCATCAAAAACGGCATTTGTTGCAGCAAATGCAGCAACACGCTATAGTGGAACACAGACAATACAAACTACTCTAAGCGGATCATCTTATATTTTATCAGATACATCTCGTGGTTTAGGGGTTCAAACTTATAATTCGGCCAGAACAGCAACGTATCCAACAACTAATTTTACGGATGCCGATAATAACTGGACAGCAGCGGAGTATAACAATACAAATAAAGACAATGGAGCACTTGATGCACATTGGGGAGCTGAGATGACATACGATTACTGGTCAGCTGTACACGGAAGAAATAGTTATGACAATGCCGGAGCAAAAATCAAAAGTTATGTTCACTACAATTTAATTGCTGCCGGATACTCAAGCAACAACAATGCTTTCTGGAACGGAAGTGTTATGACTTACGGTGACGGAAGCGGAACAGGCGGATTTGATATCTTAACTGCACTGGACGTTGCCGGACATGAAATAGGTCATGCAGTTTGTACTTACACCGCAAATTTGGCATATCAAAAAGAATCAGGAGCGATGAACGAAGCATTCTCTGATATTTGGGGAGCTTGTATTGAATATCGTGCTGCACCAACAAAATCGACTTGGTTAGTAGGTGAAGATATCGAAAGAAGGAGCGGGCATCTTGCTTTGCGTTCTATGAGTGATCCAAATTCTGAAGGGCAACCGGACACTTATGGAGGAACAAATTGGGTAAGCGTGAATTGTACACCAACAAATAGTAATGACCAATGTGGAGTTCACACCAACTCAGGCGTTTTAAATCACTGGTTTTATATTTTATCTGTTGGTAAAACAGGAACAAATGACATTGGAAATGCGTATAGCGTAACAGGTATCACGATTGACAAAGCAGCAAAAATTGCTTTCCGTTTAGAGAGTGTATATTTAACGGCAAACGCAACTTATGCTAATGCAAGAACATCAGGAATACAATCGGCTATTGATTTATATGGTGCCGGTTCTGCCGAAGTTATTGCAACAACAAATGCATTTTACGCTGTGGGTGTTGGTGCTGCATACGTAGGATCATCTGATACTGTTGCTCCAAGCGCTCCAACTGCTCTTGCTGCAGCGGGAACTACAGGAACAACAACTAACCTGACTTGGACAGCTTCTACAGATAATGTAGCGGTAACAGGATATGATATTTACCAGGGAGCAACGCTAAAAGGTTCTTCTACAACAACGTCATACACCGTAACTGGATTAACAGCTCTAACAGCATATACTTTTACTGTAAAGGCTAAAGATGCTGCAGGAAACGTTTCGGCTGCAAGTAATGCTGTAAACGTTACTACGACCGCTACAACGATCACTTATTGTACATCACAAGGAAATAGCGCTGCAGACGAAAGAATTGCTAAAGTTGTTTTAGGAACAATCAACAATACTTCGACAGGAACAACAGGTTATGAAAACTATACTGCGATCTCTACAGACGCAACAAGAGGAACAGCTTATACAATCACAATTACGCCAACCTGGACTTCAACTGTTTATAGTGAAGGATATGCAGTTTTTATTGATTACAATCAAGATGGTGATTTTGCAGATTCAGGCGAAACAGTTTGGACCAAAGCAACATCAACAACAACTCCGGTAACGGGAACAATCACAATTCCTGCAACAGCAACTCTTGGAACAACCAGAGTTAGAGTTTCGATGAAATACAACGGAACCCCAACATCTTGTGAAGCGTTCTCTTACGGACAAGTAGAAGATTATTCTATAAACATAACAGCTTCTGGAGCAATTGTAAATCAGGAAATAGCTCCTGGATTAGTTGAAACGGTTGAAACTTCAAGTTTTGCTTTATATCCAAATCCGGTTGCTGATGAATTAAATGTTTCATTTGCAAATAGCGAAGGTTATTCTTTTAGAATTATAAACACATTAGGTCAGCAATTAAAAACTGGTCAACTTTCAGGTAATCTAGTTGATGTAAGCAATTTGAGTACTGGAGTTTATATCATCGAATTGAATAAAGGTGACAAAAAAATCGTGAAGAAATTCGTGAAGAAATAA
- a CDS encoding S-adenosyl-l-methionine hydroxide adenosyltransferase family protein, whose amino-acid sequence MKLRLLLFLCAITFNGFSQNNVLVFQSDFGLKDGAVSAMKGVAMGVSTDLKIFDVTHEIPAYNIWEAAYRLSQTAQYYPVGTVFVSVCDPGVGTSRHSVVLLTKSGHYFVTPDNGTLTLIAEQLGIQEVREIDEVKNRRQNSNESYTFHGRDVYAFTGARLASKTITFEEVGPKLPNEVVKIEYQKPVFEKGIIKGGIPILDIQYGNVWTNIDKKTFANLNLNVGDQVKVQIFNGAKKVYDGKLKFVHTFGEVPIGTDVCYFNSLLNFSLAVNQGSFSEKYKIYSGADWSILLSK is encoded by the coding sequence ATGAAATTACGTTTATTACTTTTTTTGTGTGCTATTACGTTTAATGGTTTCTCACAAAATAATGTATTGGTTTTTCAATCAGATTTTGGTTTGAAAGATGGAGCAGTATCCGCTATGAAAGGAGTTGCAATGGGAGTTTCGACCGATTTAAAAATATTTGATGTAACACATGAAATTCCGGCATATAATATTTGGGAAGCTGCATATCGTTTGTCTCAAACAGCACAATATTATCCAGTCGGAACTGTTTTTGTTTCTGTTTGTGATCCCGGTGTTGGTACTTCAAGACATTCAGTTGTTTTATTGACAAAATCAGGGCATTATTTTGTAACTCCGGATAACGGAACTTTAACCTTAATCGCAGAACAATTAGGAATTCAGGAAGTTCGCGAAATTGATGAAGTAAAAAATCGCCGTCAGAATTCAAATGAATCTTATACATTTCATGGTCGTGATGTGTATGCTTTTACCGGAGCTCGTCTAGCATCAAAAACAATTACTTTTGAAGAAGTTGGACCAAAATTGCCAAACGAAGTAGTGAAAATTGAATACCAAAAACCGGTTTTCGAAAAAGGAATTATCAAAGGCGGAATTCCAATTTTAGACATTCAATACGGAAACGTTTGGACAAATATTGACAAAAAGACGTTTGCTAATTTGAATTTGAATGTCGGAGATCAGGTTAAAGTTCAGATTTTCAACGGAGCTAAAAAAGTTTATGACGGAAAATTAAAATTTGTGCACACTTTTGGAGAAGTTCCCATTGGCACAGATGTTTGTTACTTTAATAGTCTTTTGAACTTTTCATTGGCAGTAAATCAAGGCAGTTTCTCTGAAAAGTATAAAATCTACAGCGGAGCTGATTGGAGTATTTTGTTAAGCAAATAA
- a CDS encoding DUF6646 family protein, with amino-acid sequence MKKIITLLFLVSFGITQAQQAFKGKGDIKVNVGANLQNGGSGIQGSVDFGLGENFSFGFVANYLLGVDNFNGFYHNDPTPYYDKKPQFQDRFDAKARINANLSSVIGVEQLDIYPGLSLGLHNFGGHVGGRYFFTDGFGVFTEIGFPIAKYSNNNDVFDHLNNQTTFSLGASFNL; translated from the coding sequence ATGAAAAAGATCATCACACTTTTGTTTTTAGTATCATTTGGAATTACACAAGCACAACAGGCTTTTAAAGGAAAGGGAGATATTAAAGTTAATGTTGGCGCTAATCTTCAAAATGGTGGTTCAGGAATTCAAGGATCAGTTGATTTTGGTTTAGGAGAAAATTTCTCTTTTGGTTTTGTTGCTAATTATTTATTAGGGGTTGATAATTTTAATGGTTTTTATCACAATGACCCAACTCCATACTATGATAAAAAACCACAATTTCAAGATCGTTTTGATGCTAAAGCGAGAATTAATGCTAATTTAAGCAGCGTTATTGGTGTTGAACAACTAGATATTTATCCAGGTTTAAGTTTAGGATTGCACAATTTTGGTGGTCATGTTGGTGGTCGCTATTTCTTTACTGACGGATTTGGTGTTTTCACCGAAATTGGATTCCCAATCGCAAAGTATAGCAATAATAATGATGTATTCGATCATTTAAACAATCAAACTACTTTTAGCTTAGGAGCTTCTTTTAATTTATAA